From the Coregonus clupeaformis isolate EN_2021a unplaced genomic scaffold, ASM2061545v1 scaf0018, whole genome shotgun sequence genome, one window contains:
- the LOC123483071 gene encoding 3-oxo-5-alpha-steroid 4-dehydrogenase 2-like produces MECKENVIHYLSWGFIVGGVAYLLRQTRTQTQYGRYVTSDGTPGRTCPAKLAWFLQELPSFLVPMLLLLSTDTQPSLGKDLLLWTFCLHYFQRTFIYSLLTKGRPSPLYIVFSAVVFCTVNGFLQGHYMLHCATYDDAWQTDICLGTGLLMFFLGMAINIHSDHILLNLRTPGEVVYKIPKGGMFEYVSGANFFGEILEWCGYALATWSLPTFSFALFTMCSIGPRAYHHHRYYQEKFEDYPRSRKAVIPFIF; encoded by the exons ATGGAGTGCAAGGAGAATGTGATCCACTACCTCAGCTGGGGGTTCATCGTCGGTGGGGTGGCGTATCTCCTTCGGCAGACCAGGACCCAGACCCAGTACGGACGCTACGTGACCTCGGATGGGACCCCAGGGAGGACCTGCCCTGCCAAGCTGGCCTGGTTCCTCCAGGAGCTGCCTTCTTTCCTGGTGCCGATGCTCCTTCTGCTCTCCACCGACACACAGCCCAGCCTGGGCAAAGACCTGCTTCTCTGGACCTTCTGTCTGCACTACTTCCAAAG AACGTTCATCTACTCCTTGCTGACCAAAGGCCGCCCTTCCCCTCTCTACATTGTCTTCTCTGCGGTAGTCTTCTGCACCGTCAACGGTTTTCTCCAAGGCCACTACATGCTCCACTGTGCCACGTACGATGATGCGTGGCAGACCGACATTTGTCTGGGCACCG GTTTGCTGATGTTTTTCCTGGGAATGGCCATAAACATTCACAGCGACCACATTCTTCTAAATTTGAGAACACCCGGAGAGGTTGTTTATAAGATTCCCAAAG GGGGAATGTTTGAGTATGTCTCCGGAGCAAACTTCTTTGGAGAGATTCTGGAGTGGTGCGGGTATGCCCTAGCAACGTGGTCCCTGCCGACGTTCTCCTTTGCCCTTTTCACTATGTGCTCGATTGGACCGCGGGCCTACCACCACCACAG GTACTACCAAGAGAAGTTTGAAGACTACCCTCGGTCGAGGAAAGCTGTGATACCTTTCATATTCTAA